In Pantoea cypripedii, the DNA window ACAAACCGGGCAGAACTGGCGATGCTCGCCATATTCGGCACGGGCCTTGCCTGGAATTAATGCCGCCATCTGCGCCCAGTAAATGGACAACGCCGCCCAGATAAACGGCGACTTGTCGTTACTGACCTGGGCGAAGTTGCCTTCCAGCAATGCGGTAGCGAGGGTTTCCAGCTCGGTCGCGGAGGCTTTCTCCAGATTTTCCAGCACCGCCAGCGCCTGGCCACTCATCTCCGGCTTCAGCTCAGCGATTAATGAATGCAGCAGCCGCTGCCAGTGGGCATCGCGTGGGTAGGTGTGAATATCCAGCGGTGGGATGCCCTGCTCAGCGCATTGCTCCAGCCGCGCGCGTAAATCGATCTGCAACGGATGGTCGTACAGCACGATTTCCTGCGCCTGGGCGATCACGGCGGCGAAGCGCAGATAATCACCAAGCGGATTTTTCGCTGCCAGCTCGCGCAAACGGGCTGCCCGACGGCTATATAAATTTTTCAGCCGGGGGAAAAGTAACGGCGGAATTTTATCCGCCGTATTCTTATCGCTTTTCTCCAGCTGGTCCTGCGGGATAATGCGAATACTCATCAGGGGCGTTTTTCCTGTTGTGTTTGGCGTTGGCGCTGCTCGCGATACCAGCGTGGATGATGTTTCTTCGCCCACGCGGCAGGGACCCAGCCTTCAACCATCGCGGTGATGGTGCCTTTGACCCACAGGGCGGCGTAAATATGCACCATAATCACGATAATCAGCGCCACGGCTGAGACCGAATGCACCACCAGCGCGGCGCGAATCAGCGGAATGGAGAAGGCTCCGGCGAAGTACGGTCGCCAAATCACAATTCCACTCGCCAGCAGCATGACTAAGCTGATGATAGCAGCCCAGAACACACACTTCTGCCCGAAGTTGTATTTGCCGGTATCGCCGACCTCCTCATTACGTGCGATTTTATGGATATTTTTCGCCCATATCAGGTCTTCACGGTTGATCAGGTTATGCCGCCAGTAACGCAAAAACATGATGAGAAAGGCAGCAAACATAATCACGCCAACAAAAGGATGCAGAATCCGCGCCAGTTGTGGTGTGCCCAGCACATGCATCAGCCAGTTGAACGACGGGAAAAAGAAACCCAGTCCGCTCAGGGCGGCAAAGACAAAGCAAAACGCCACAATCCAGTGATTGATGCGTTCCGGTGCGCTGTAGCGCACCAGGCGATCGCGCTTTTTCATCATTTGCGCTCCTCTGTATCGTCATGCAGGTTGTCGTCTTCGTCGTCCACCCGGTTCGGTCCGATGCCGACGTAGTGGAACACCGCCGCCGCGAAGGTGGCGGCAAAACCGACCGCCGCCAGCGGTTTCCAGATGCCTTTCCAGAAGGTGACGGCAGGGCTGATGCTCGGGTTTTCCGGCAGGCCGTGATACAGCTGCGGCTTGTTAGCATGGTGCAGCACATACATCACATGCGTACCGCCCACCCCGGCGGGATCGTACAAACCGGCATGGTCGTAACCGCGCGTTTTCAGCTCCTCCACACGTTCCCCGGCGAGGGTTTGCATATCGACTTTGGATCCGAAATGAATCGCGCCGGTCGGGCAGGTTTTCACGCAGGCCGGTTCCTGGCCGACGGTGACACGATCGACGCACAGCGTGCATTTATACACGCGGTTGTCGTCTTTATTGAGACGCGGCACGTCGAACGGACAACCGGCGATGCAGTAACCGCAGCCGATGCACTGCTCGGACTGAAAATCGACAATGCCGTTGGCGTACTGAATGATTGCCCCTTCCGAAGGACAGGCTTTCAGGCAGCCAGGATCGGCGCAATGCATGCAGCCATCTTTGCGGATCAGCCACTCCAGTTTGCCGTTTTCCTCGACTTCCGAAAAACGCATCACCGTCCAGGATTTGGCGGTCAAATCCGCCGGGTTGTCGTACACCCCGACGTTATGACCGATTTCATCACGGATGTCGTTCCACTCCGAACAGGCCACCTGGCAGGCCTTGCAGCCAATGCAGGTGGTGACGTCAATCAGCTTCGCCACCTCCTGCTGATGGTTGCGTGCCTGTGGCGCTGGGGTAACGCCGTTGGTGGCGGAGCGGCGGATGATGTCTTGCGATTGATAAGCCATATTCGTTCTCCTTACACCTTCTCGACGTTAACGAGGAACGCCTTAAATTCCGGCGTTTGCGTGTTGGCGTCACCGACAAACGGCGTCAGGGTATTGGCGATAAAGCCTTTCTTTGCCACGCCCTGATAGCCCCAGTGAATCGGGATGCCGATGGTATTCACGGTTTTACCATCCACCTGCAACGGACGCAGACGTTTGGTGACCACCGCTTTGGCTTTGATATAGCCCCGATTCGAGCTGACCTTCACCGTGTCGCCCTGGGCAATGCCCAACTTGTTCGCCAGCACTTCGCCAATCTCCACGAACTGTTCCGGCTGTGCGATGGCGTTGAGCCGCGCGTGTTTGGTCCAGAAGTGGAAATGCTCGGTGAGACGATAGGTGGTGCCGACATACGGGAACTGTTCGGCTTTGCCCATCGCCGCCAGATCGTCCTTAAACACGCGCGCCGCCGGGTTCGACACCACGTTGGGGTGCAGTGGGTTGGTGCCAATCGGCGTTTCAAACGGCTCGTAATGTTCCGGGAACGGACCTTCGGCCATTTTGTCGAGTGCGAACAGATGGCCCATACCGTCGGGCTGCATGATAAACGGCCCGACATTGCTGCCGGGTGCGGCAGCGCTGTAGTCCGGGATATCCATGCCGGCCCACTTGCTGCCATCCCACTTCAGCAGCTGACGTTTGGCATCCCACGGGTTGCCCTGCGGATCGGCGGAGGCGCGGTTGTAAAGGATGCGGCGGTTGAGCGGCCACGCCCAGCTCCAGTTCAGCGTGTTGCCGAGACCGGATGGATCGGCGTTGTCGCGCCGCGCCATCTGGTTACCCTCTGGCGTCCAGCTACCGGCGAAAATCCAGCAACCGCTGCTGGTACTGCCGTCATCTTTCAGATGGGCAAAGGTGCTGAGCTGCTGGCCTTTTTTCACCAGCAGGGTGCCTTTGTCATCGACGATATCCGCCAGCGCCTTGCCGTTGCTCTCCATCGCCACCTCTTCCGACGCCGGGTTATCTGGCGTCAGGTAGTTCCAGGTCATGTTCAGCACCGGCTCCGGCGCAGCACCGCCCTGGTGCGCATACATCTCACGCAGCCGCAGGTAGATGCCCGCCAGGATTTCGCCATCGTTGCGCGATTCACCAGGGCCATCCTGGCCTTTCCAGTGCCACTGCAACCAGCGACCGGAGTTCACGATCGAGCCGTTCTCCTCGGCAAAGCAGGTGGAGGGCAGGCGGAACACTTCGGTCTGAATCTGCGCCGGATCGACGTCGTTAAATTCGCCGTGATTCTGCCAGAAAGTCGAGGTTTCGGTGTTAAGCGGGTCGATGGTGACGAGGAACTTCAGCTTCGACAGCGAAGCAATGACTTTGCGCTTGTTCGGGAACGAGGCCACCGGGTTGAAGCCCTGGCACAGATAACCGTTCACTTTCCCCTGTGACATCATTTCGAAGTATTGCAGCACGTCGTAGCCTTTGTCCCACTTCGGCAGCCAGTCAAAGCCCCAGTTGTTCTCCGCCTGCGCTTTGTCACCAAAGAAGGCTTTCATCATGCTCACGAAGAATTTCGGGTAGTTGCTCCAGTAGTTCACCTGGCCCGGCAACGCGGCTTTCGGCGTGTTGGCGGTGAGATAGGTTTGCAGATCGGTCTGCTTCTCGGAAGGCAGCGTCATATAACCCGGCAGGCTTTGCGACAGCAGGCCGAGGTCGGTCAGTCCCTGGATATTGGAGTGACCACGCAGCGCATTCACGCCACCGCCTGCCATCCCCATATTGCCGAGCATCAGCTGAATCATTGCCATGGTGCGGATGTTCTGCGCGCCAATCGAGTGCTGGGTCCAGCCGAGGGCATAAAGGAAGGACGTGGTGCGATCCTTTGCGCTGGTCTCGCCAATCAGCTCGCAGACGTGCAGGAAATCGGCCTTCGGCGTGCCGCAGACGCGCTCGACAATCTCTGGCGTGTAGCGGCTGACATGCTGTTTCAGCAGGTTCCATACGCAGCGCGGATGGCTCAGGCTATCGTCGCGTTTGGCGAAGCCATCATCACCCAGCTCGTAGTTCCAGCTGGTTTTGTCATATTTGCGGTTTTCAGCGTCGTAGCCGCTGAACAGGCCCTCTTCGAAGGTAAAGTCTTCGCGCACGATCAGGCTGGCGTTAGTGTACGCCTGCACATATTCATGCTGGATTTTGTCGTTTTCCATCAGCCAGCGCAGCACGCCCGACAGGAAAGCAATGTCGGAGCCGGAGCGAATGGGCGTATAGAAATCCGCCACCGATGCGGTGCGCGTAAAGCGCGGATCGATGACAATCAGTTTGGCTTTGTTGAAGATTTTGGCTTCCATCGCCCAGCGGAAACCGACGGGATGCGCTTCTGCCGCATTACCGCCCATCACCACAATCAGGTTGGCATTACGGATGTCGACCCAGTGGTTGGTCATCGCACCGCGACCAAATGTTGGAGCAAGACTTGCTACCGTTGGTCCGTGTCAGACGCGTGCCTGGTTGTCGACCGCCAGCATACCGAGCGATCGGGTCATTTTCTGGGTGAGATAGCCGGTTTCATTGCTGGACGCCGAGGCGCACAACATACCGGTGGTGAGCCAGCGATTTACCGTCACGCCCGCAGCGTTTTGCGCCACAAAATGGGCGTCACGGTCGGCTTTCATCAGCTTCGCAATGCGATCAAACGCATCGTCCCAACTGATGCGCTGCCATTTATCCGATCCTGGCGCGCGATATTCCGGATAGTGCAGACGGCTGTCGCTATGGACGAAATCCAGCAGGCCCGCGCCTTTCGGGCACAAAGCACCGCGGCTGACCGGGTGATCCGGATCTCCTTCAATGTGGAAGATGGTTTCTTTGGCGTTTCTTGCGCCATCGCCGAGGCTGTACATTAACAGGCCACAGCCGACTGAGCAGTAAGTGCAGGTGTTACGGGTTTCGCGGGCGCGCAACAACTTGTATTGCCGCGTTTCCGCCAGCGCTATCTCAGGCGTAAAGCCAAGAAGTGCTGCCGTTGTCCCTGCCATACCGCCCGCGCAGATTTTGAAGAATTTTCTTCTGCTGACGTTCATGGATAATCCTTGATTCGACATTACTACATTTTATTTTTGCGGAGCGCTGGTTAGCGGTTCAAAATGACCCAACTAAGACTGCGAGTATAGCGGCTAAATATTACCACTGCTTTTGTAAGGTTGTTGTGCGAGGCGAAGAAAGTGACACAGAAAGTTCAGAAAAGTCCCAGCAATGTGAGTGAGATCGCAGGCGCAAGCCAGGCGCAGGTGTGGCAGCGGCGCGACATCACCCATGCCGAACCGGACTGGCTGGCGCAGGAAGTTCCGGTGGCGCTGGTCTACAACGGCATTTCCCATGTGGTAATGATGGCGACGCCCAACGATCTGGAAGCCTTTGCCCTCGGTTTTTCGCTGTCTGAAGGGATTATCGACACACCGCAGGAGATTTTTGGTCTTGATGTGGTGCCGGGCTGCAATGGCATCGAAGTGCAAATCGAACTCTCCAGCCGTCGCTTTATGGCGCTGAAAGAGCAGCGTCGCGCGATGGCAGGCCGCACCGGCTGCGGCGTCTGTGGGGTCGAGCAGCTGGATCAGATCGGTAAACCAATCACGCCTTTGCCCTTTACCCAGACATTTTCCCTCGACCATCTGGATGCCGGATTAGCGCGACTACGTGATTTCCAGCCGGTGGGCGAACTGACAGGCTGCACCCACGCGGCGGCATGGATGTCACCAGAGGGGGAACTGCGCGGTGGCTGTGAAGATGTGGGCCGCCATGTGGCGCTGGATAAGCTGCTTGGCTATCGCAGCAAAGCCGACTGGCAGCAGGGCGCAGTGCTGGTTTCCAGCCGCGCCAGCTATGAGATGGTGCAGAAGTCAGCGATGTGTGGCGTCGAGATTCTGTTTGCGGTATCGGCAGCGACCCAGCTGGCCGTTGATGTGGCGGAGCGGAGCAATCTGACGCTGGTTGGCTTTAGCAAGCCGGGCCGCGCCACCATCTATACCCATCCGCAGCGGCTGCGTTAAACCACCTGGACCTGCGGCAGCACCTGTTGCAGGGCACTGAGCGCGCCAGGTTTGCCCTGGCCCGCGTCGCAAATCAGCAAATCCACCTCGGCAATCGCGGCGTATTGCGTGCGGCTCACCACGCCAAGTTTGCTGTGATCTGCCAGCAGGATGGTGTGACTGGCCTGCTGGACCATGGCGCGCGCAATCGCTGCCTCGTGCGGATGGAAGCTGGTGGCCCCCTGTCTGGACTCAATGCCGACCGGAGACAGCAGCGCCACGTCGGCACGGTAACGATAAATTTCGCCCACCGTCATCTCACCGCGCGTCTGCTGTGCACCGGCAGACATCATGCCGCCCAGCAAAATTACCTGATTATTCAGCGTTTCATGTTCTTCGGCTGCACTCAGCGCCAGCGCCGCTTGCAGGCTGTTGGTGATGATGGTCAGCCCGGACATAGTACGTAATTCTTCAGCCAGCAGGGTGGTGGTGGTGCCGGAATCGAGGAACAGCGTCTGGCCGGGTTGCAGATGCTGCACCGCCGCGATAGCAATGGCGCGCTTCTCTTTGGCCTGGGCGCTGCGTCGCTCGCGTAACGGCGCTTCTGGCTGGTTATCCACCGCCACCAGGCCGCCGTGTACCCGCCGCGCCAGCCCCTGCGCTTCCAGCTCGATAATGTCGCGCCGCGCGGTTTCCCGCGAAATACCCAGCTCTTTGATCACGCGTTCGGTACTGACCTGATGATGTGTGGTCAGCAGCGCGCGGATGCGATGTAAACGGGTTTCCTGCAACATGACATTTCCCTGTGGCGAGTTCAGCGTGGGCCTAAGATTACCTGAGCTTCATCGTTCCGTCATGTGTATTTGGTTGTATTTGTGTATTTGGTTGCATTTCTCGCCAAAACCGGCATGATATCTGTAAACGGTTATTACGCATTCACCCCTTTCACCTTCGCAACGGGAGTTACCATGGCTACACGTTCCACCATCATGGATACCAACAGTTTTCGTGCTGAACATGCCGACGGCCTGGATGCCGATACGCGCAAACTGACCGATAAACGCAGCAAAGTGTTGGGCGAGTCGTATCGCCTGTTCTACCGTAAGCCGGTACATCTGGTGCGCGGTGAAGGGCAGTATCTGTGGGATGCCGCAGGTAACAAATATCTCGATGTGTACAACAACGTGGCGAGCATCGGCCATTGCCATCCGGCAGTGATTGAGGCGGTGAATCAGCAGATGAAGATGCTGAACACCCATACCCGTTATCTGCACGAACGTATCCTGGATTACAGCGAAGAACTGCTGGCAACCACCCCGGACGCCATCGACCGCGCGATGTATATGTGTACCGGTTCGGAAGCCAATGACCTGGCGATTCGTATTGCGCGCTCGTTTAGCGGCGGTACCGGCATTATCGTTTCGCAGGAGGCCTACCACGGCACCAGCGACCTCACTTCTGGCGCGTCACCGGCGCTGGGCACCGGCCAGCCGCTGGCCCCGACCACCCGTCTGGTGCCACCGCCAGATCACTATCGTGTCAATGCGCCTGATCTCGGTGAGTGGTTTGCTAATGAAATCCAGAAGCAAATCGACGACATGAAAGCGCACGGCATCAAGTTCGCCGGTTTCCTTGCTGACTCCATTTTCTCCTCTGACGGTGTGTTGCCCAACCCACCGGGATTCCTGCAGAAAGCGGTGGAAGTGGTGCATGCCAACGGCGGTATTTTTATTGCGGATGAAGTGCAACCTGGCTTTGCCCGTACCGGTGATGCGTTCTGGGGCTTCGCCCGTCACGGTGTCGTACCGGATGTGGTCACCACCGGTAAACCGATGGGCAACGGCATTCCGGTGTCTGGCCTGCTGGCGAAAAGTGATGTGCTGGCGGCATTCAGCGATGAGATTCCTTACTTCAACACCTTTGGTGGCAACCCGGTGGCGATGGCAGCCGCGCAGGCGGTGCTGAAAGTGATCAAGGAAGAAGGTTTGCAGGAACATAGCCGTGTGGTGGGCGCGAAGTTGCAGGCCGAACTGGCGAAGCTGATGGACCGCCATGAAGCGATTGGCGATGTGCGCGGCGCGGGCCTGTTTATCGGTTTCGAACTGGTTACCGATCGCAGCAGCAAAACGCCGGACAAGGCGCTGGCGCTGGATTTGATTGAGAAACTGCGCGATCACCATGTGCTGACTTCAGTGGCGGGTCCTTACGGTAACGTGCTGAAGCTGCGTCCGCCGTTGGCGTTCCAGGAAGGCGATATCGACTGGCTGGTGGGTGCGCTGGATCAATCGCTGACGGAGCTGGGCCGGTAAATTAATTTTACCTGGTCGGGATAAATCCCGACCCTACAAAGGGGTACGGTTGCCGTACCCCTTTTGCCAGATTCTTCAAATCCTTATCATTACTAAGGCATTGATAACCCTTTTCCGGATCATGAATTTAACTATAATGATCCAACTGCTTACGCGGCACGCCAGCGAGGTCGTGCTGCTCAAACACTAATGGAGAGGAAGAACATGAGTTATTCACTGCCATCCCTGCCTTACGCATACGACGCACTGGAACCGCATTTCGACAAGCAGACGATGGAAATCCATCACACCAAACACCACCAGACTTACGTCAACAACGCTAACGCAGCGCTGGAAGGGACTGAATTCGCCGCTCTGCCGGTTGATGAGCTGATCACCAAACTGGATCAGCTGCCAGCAGACAAAAAAGGTCCACTGCGTAACAACGCGGGCGGCCACGCTAACCACAGCCTGTTCTGGAAAGGCCTGAAAATCGGTACCACCCTGCAGGGTGAACTGAAAGCGGCTATCGAAAAAGATTTCGGCAGCGTAGAAAAATTCCAGGAAGAGTTCGAGAAAGCGGCTGCGACCCGTTTCGGCTCTGGCTGGGCGTGGCTGGTGAAAAAAGGCGACAAACTGGCTGTGGTTTCTACCGCTAACCAGGACAACCCGCTGATGGGCGAAGCCATCGCTGGCGTTTCTGGCTTCCCGATCATTGGTCTGGATGTATGGGAACACGCCTACTACCTGAAGTATCAGAACAAACGTCCTGACTACATCAAAGCATTCTGGAACGTGGTGAACTGGGACGAAGCAGCAGCACGCTTCGCTTCTGCTAAGTAATCAGTCCTTAACTGCACAACCGGTGGCTCCATGCCGCCGGTTTTTTTTAACAGAATCTAAACCGACCCTCAACGAAAGCGATATTCCCGCCAGTGATTGCAACGCATCGAAACTTATTAACCCGCCGTTGATAATTTGGGGCATATAGTTGCGCCAATTAGTCCTGCGAAGCAAAAAATAATCATGTCTACGATAATTAATACTGAGACGAATAATGATTCGTCAGCCTCTCTTTTTCTGCAGTTAATAAGCGGAAAGTTTGTGCCGAATAAATTATGGCGCAGTAAAAATTTCCGTTTTAAATTTGCCTTAAGATCTCTTGTTTATCCTGTTACTACCCACCGTTATCTGCATGAACTGGCGGCATTGCCACAGTTGCCGCAAATGTTAACGGTGCAGGGGTTGCTACCGGCTAAACTCCATCGTCCTTATCTGCGCGCGGGTTTTAGCGTGGCGCAGCGCGCGCAGGCCATTCTTGACCACTATCATCTGATGGCTGGCCTGGAAAACGCCACCCTGCGTCAGATGCTGCAAAGTCCCGGTGATAACTTGCTGGCAGGCTTTAAAGGTAAGAATGGCGAATCTTTCACGATTCACTGCTGCCCGGGACGTTTCGATCGTGAAGGCGAAATTACGCTGGAATTACATTATGAAGGCATGTTAATTGCTTCGCTGTCTTTCTCTATTTTTAATGAGAATCAACAACGCAGTTTATTAATTGGCGGTTTGCAGGGACCACGCAAACATATTTCTAATGATGTGATTCGTGATGCCACCAAGGCGGCGCACGGTTTATTCCCTAAACGTCTGCTGATGGAAGCGGTATTTATTCTGGCCGAACAATGTGGCGTGCAGGTCATCAGCGCGGTAGGAGATACCACCCACGTCTTCCGCAGCCTGCGCTATCGTCACAGCAAAGGGGATCACTTCTTTGCCAGCTACAGTGAATTCTGGCAGTCATTAGGTGGTGAAGCGCGGGCGGATGGGATATTTACGCTGCCGCTGCATATGCCGCGTAAGGCGCTGGAAGAGATTGCCAGCAAGAAACGTGCGGAGTATCGCCGTCGCTATGAACTGCTGGATAACCTGACACAACAGGCATTGCTGGCAGCCGGGGTGGAAGTGGTACGCGACGTGACTCACGCCGCGTAACCGCGTATCAGAACGGCTGCTTCGCGTAGCCGGTCATCACTTTCAGTCCCATCTCGCGTCCGAGCGCGGTCATTGGGTGTACCACCACCAGGCCGCGCACGCTTTTCTTCAGCGCACCCAGATTGGCCTGCTCTTTTTTGGTGATCTCACGGCTGAACGCCAGTTTTTGCAGCTGTTGCGCTTCTTTGCTCAGCTTCTCGTCACGCACACCGCGCAGGCGTTCAATCTCCACCACCAGCGCTTCTTTTTCTTTCAGCAGCGCACCAAGTTTTTCGGCATCACCGGCTTCCAGCAGCTGTGGTTCTTTGCGGTTCAGGGCATCCAGCTGATCGCTCAGGCGTTTGATCTCAGCTTTTTCTAGTTCTTTCATCGGGAAAACTCGTTAAGGAAAACAGGGAAAGGATACATCAATTCGCCAGCATTGTGCAGCGTTCGCCCGGTGCGCATTAATGCGCACCCTACAACTGTAGGGTCGCCATTGATGGCGACCTGGCTGGCTCAAACTGCGGGCTTTTTAAATGCCTGCTTATGGGAAATGCGGGAAATCAGCTCGGTGAGTGATAACACCATGGTGGAGCGCACCATCTGCAAATAACGCTGCTGCTGCATGGCGCGCAGTTCTTCGTCATCGCGCGTGAAGTCTGGTTGTGGCGGCCAGGCGGCGACGCAGTGCAGTTCGCGAAAAGGGCCGAGAATTTCGTCGTCGGTAAAGCGATACTCGCTGGTGTCGTGGTTTAACTCTTCGCGCAGTGCCAGCAGCAATTCACAATCTTCATATTCATGCCGATTGATCACGCCGAGGCCGTAAATCAGTTTCAGGCGTACTGACATCTCGCCGAGCGGACCATTGCCGAGCAGCAACGGTTCGACGGCGTATTTCACGGCGTAATCATCCTTGCGGAAAACCTGCAGAACCAGCAGGTTAACCGCTTCGGCCAACAGCTCAGCGGCGGCGATCAGAAAGCTTCTCACCGAACGACCGGCGTTCAGGCGCTCAAGCACCCGGTTTTCAAAAGCTTGCTTCTCTTCCATTATTGCCTGCATCGTTCAAATACCGCCGTGTTACGTGGCGCGCATTATGCCATAGCGTTATAAGCACTCACCACTGAGGTGACGACTTCACTGTTGGCATCCAGCCCGGAAATTTGTGCCAGTGTTGCCTGCGGGCCTTTTTCCGCCAGCAGCGCTTCCAGCTCCTGTGCCTGCGGGTCCTGTGCGCTGCGATAATGCATCGCGGCGGCAATGCCCTGCACCAGGTTGGCATGCGGCAGCTGATATTCCAGCGTGCCCAGCGTTGGTTTGATCAGACGATCGCCCGCGCTGAGTTTACGCAGCGGCTGACGGCCTACGCGCTCAACGTCATCTTTCAGGTACGGGTTTTCAAAACGGCTGAGGATTTTCTGGATGTAGGCGGCGTGTTTATCCGCATCAAAACCATAACGTTTGATCAGAACTGCACCGCTTTCTTCCATCGCCCCCTGCACCACGGCACGGATTTTCTGGTCAAGAATGGCATCGCGGATGGTGGCGTGACCGGCCAGCTGGCCGAGGTAGGCGGTAATGGCGTGGCCGGTGTTCAGAGTGAACAGCTTGCGCTCAACAAACGCCATCAGATTATCGGTCAGTTCCATCCCCGGGATAGTCGGCAGATCGCCTTTGAACTGGGTTTTATCGACGATCCACTCGCTGAAGGTTTCAACGGTCACTTCCAGCGGGTCATTGCTGCCAGCTTCTGATGGCGGGACGATGCGGTCTACCGCTGAATCCACAAAGCCAACATGCTGCTCAACCCAGGCGTGATACTGCTCCGGCAGTGCTTTCAGCACATGTTGTTTCAGCTGGCTGGTGCCGCGCACCATGTTTTCACAGGCAATGATATTCAGCGGACGGACATTACCGTTATCGTGGCGTTTGGCCAGTCCTTTAGCGACGCCACCGGCGATGCGCTCCAGAATTTGCGGACCCACCGCCGTGGTAACGATATCAACCTCAGCAATCAGCGTCACGATATCTTCGCTGGCGCTGCTAACTGCGCTTACCCCTTTGACAATCTCGACTTTCGCCTGCTCGCCAACCACATGAACCGGATACTCATGACGGGCGTTAAGGGCATCGAGCACCACCTGATTCACATCCGCAAACACCAGTTCGATACCGGCATCAGCCAGCAGCTTACCGATAAAACCACGGCCGATGTTACCTGCTCCAAAATGTAACGCTTTCATAATTTGACCCATATCAAATGACGATGGGGCGGGCATATCCGCCCCGGAACTTGGGGACGGGCATGCCCGCCCCAGGGAAAAAGACTGATATATCAGGCGGTGGTTTTGCTGCCAGACAGCAGGTCCAGCACATCCTGTACGCTGGTGGTATTCGCCAGCTTCTCAATCACGCTTTCGTCGTCCAGCGCGTTGGTCAGGCTGGTGATCACTTGGATGTGTTCATTATTGCGTGCCGCAATACCAATCACCAGGCGTGCCACGTCATCCGCTTCTTCGCCAAACTTCACGCCCGCCGGATACTGGCAGAATACCACGCCCGTTTTCAACACGCGGTCTTTGGCTTCCACCGTGCCGTGCGGTACCGCAATCGACTCACCGAGGTAGGTCGGGGTCAGTTTTTCACGCTCCAGCATGGCATCGATGTATTCCGGCTGCACGTAGCCGCCTTTCACCAGTTGCTCACCGGCAAAGCGAATTGCCTGCTCTTTGTTACTGGCGCTCAGGCCGAGGAACACGTTATTCGCACCCAGTTTAAACAGATGCGCGCTGCCGTCGTCATAGCTGTCGGCCAGGGTGGTCTGCACGGTTTCGCGATGCGCTTCGCTGCGATTCGCTGCCACCAGACGCTCGGTCAGGTTGGTGTACAACGCGCTGTCGAGGAAGTTGTTCAGCGAAATATGCTGTGCCTGCGGTGCCTGGCGCATAGCGCGTTCAGTCAGGTCGCGGTGGGTAATCACCAGATCCACATCACCCGGCAGGGCGTTGATGGCGCTGTTGGTCACCGAAATATTGCTCAGACCGGCATCCTGCACTTTCTTACGCAGCACGCCTGCACCCATGGCGCTGGAACCCATACCGGCGTCACAAGCCACAATGATTTTACGCACATGGTTCAGGTCAACGCTCATCGCGTCACCGGCAACCGGTGCACCTGCCACGCTCTGTCCTTTGGACTGCGCTTTCATGTCCTGCATACGTTTGGTTGCGGCTTCGATATCGTCTTCTTCTTTCACTTTGCTGGTTTTCAGCAGGATAGAAGAGACAACGAAGGAGACAGCAAACGCCGCGATGATGGCGGTGATGTTAGCGAAGTAAGTGCCTTTCGGCGTCATTGCCAGCACCGCCAGGATTGAACCCGGAGAAGCCGGAGAGACCAGGCCACCGTGCAGCACGGTCAGGGTGAACACGCCAGTCATACCACCGAGGATCACCGCCAGCAGCAGACGCGGTGCCATCAGCACGTATGGGAAGTAAATTTCGTGGATACCACCAAGGAAGTGGATGATTGCTGCACCACCGGCTGATT includes these proteins:
- the fdhD gene encoding formate dehydrogenase accessory sulfurtransferase FdhD — translated: MTQKVQKSPSNVSEIAGASQAQVWQRRDITHAEPDWLAQEVPVALVYNGISHVVMMATPNDLEAFALGFSLSEGIIDTPQEIFGLDVVPGCNGIEVQIELSSRRFMALKEQRRAMAGRTGCGVCGVEQLDQIGKPITPLPFTQTFSLDHLDAGLARLRDFQPVGELTGCTHAAAWMSPEGELRGGCEDVGRHVALDKLLGYRSKADWQQGAVLVSSRASYEMVQKSAMCGVEILFAVSAATQLAVDVAERSNLTLVGFSKPGRATIYTHPQRLR
- a CDS encoding DeoR/GlpR family DNA-binding transcription regulator — protein: MLQETRLHRIRALLTTHHQVSTERVIKELGISRETARRDIIELEAQGLARRVHGGLVAVDNQPEAPLRERRSAQAKEKRAIAIAAVQHLQPGQTLFLDSGTTTTLLAEELRTMSGLTIITNSLQAALALSAAEEHETLNNQVILLGGMMSAGAQQTRGEMTVGEIYRYRADVALLSPVGIESRQGATSFHPHEAAIARAMVQQASHTILLADHSKLGVVSRTQYAAIAEVDLLICDAGQGKPGALSALQQVLPQVQVV
- a CDS encoding aspartate aminotransferase family protein, with product MATRSTIMDTNSFRAEHADGLDADTRKLTDKRSKVLGESYRLFYRKPVHLVRGEGQYLWDAAGNKYLDVYNNVASIGHCHPAVIEAVNQQMKMLNTHTRYLHERILDYSEELLATTPDAIDRAMYMCTGSEANDLAIRIARSFSGGTGIIVSQEAYHGTSDLTSGASPALGTGQPLAPTTRLVPPPDHYRVNAPDLGEWFANEIQKQIDDMKAHGIKFAGFLADSIFSSDGVLPNPPGFLQKAVEVVHANGGIFIADEVQPGFARTGDAFWGFARHGVVPDVVTTGKPMGNGIPVSGLLAKSDVLAAFSDEIPYFNTFGGNPVAMAAAQAVLKVIKEEGLQEHSRVVGAKLQAELAKLMDRHEAIGDVRGAGLFIGFELVTDRSSKTPDKALALDLIEKLRDHHVLTSVAGPYGNVLKLRPPLAFQEGDIDWLVGALDQSLTELGR
- the sodA gene encoding superoxide dismutase [Mn], encoding MSYSLPSLPYAYDALEPHFDKQTMEIHHTKHHQTYVNNANAALEGTEFAALPVDELITKLDQLPADKKGPLRNNAGGHANHSLFWKGLKIGTTLQGELKAAIEKDFGSVEKFQEEFEKAAATRFGSGWAWLVKKGDKLAVVSTANQDNPLMGEAIAGVSGFPIIGLDVWEHAYYLKYQNKRPDYIKAFWNVVNWDEAAARFASAK
- a CDS encoding VirK/YbjX family protein, with translation MSTIINTETNNDSSASLFLQLISGKFVPNKLWRSKNFRFKFALRSLVYPVTTHRYLHELAALPQLPQMLTVQGLLPAKLHRPYLRAGFSVAQRAQAILDHYHLMAGLENATLRQMLQSPGDNLLAGFKGKNGESFTIHCCPGRFDREGEITLELHYEGMLIASLSFSIFNENQQRSLLIGGLQGPRKHISNDVIRDATKAAHGLFPKRLLMEAVFILAEQCGVQVISAVGDTTHVFRSLRYRHSKGDHFFASYSEFWQSLGGEARADGIFTLPLHMPRKALEEIASKKRAEYRRRYELLDNLTQQALLAAGVEVVRDVTHAA
- a CDS encoding YibL family ribosome-associated protein, with protein sequence MKELEKAEIKRLSDQLDALNRKEPQLLEAGDAEKLGALLKEKEALVVEIERLRGVRDEKLSKEAQQLQKLAFSREITKKEQANLGALKKSVRGLVVVHPMTALGREMGLKVMTGYAKQPF